A genome region from Alkalimarinus coralli includes the following:
- a CDS encoding SMI1/KNR4 family protein → MMLSYRAIDTGFRVRVIDKPGGFYYDAAIIKQQRAKTCDSKLMKLQEATQLINSFCSTERLRSVSDSSVRKALEQERSITFPPELKAYIDTVCPIAHTAFESVGYPVDIISKSEMSWNMPGYNRNAVTGKPIASWNDAWFLIANEGGDPIIVKLDEHSDSSTVYSAMQGAGPWEFCPIADSIGQFLLCAAAVEHALNFPGIDEPLDEDFNLAPQAAQWLFPFIKKHAEAYYDEWLSVFENYLDVV, encoded by the coding sequence ATGATGTTAAGCTATAGAGCCATTGATACAGGCTTTAGGGTAAGAGTGATAGATAAGCCAGGTGGTTTCTATTATGATGCGGCTATTATAAAACAGCAAAGAGCCAAAACCTGCGACAGTAAGCTTATGAAACTACAAGAAGCCACACAGCTGATTAATAGCTTTTGCTCCACCGAGCGCCTCCGCTCAGTGAGCGATTCTTCGGTACGAAAGGCGTTGGAACAAGAAAGGTCGATAACGTTCCCTCCTGAGCTTAAGGCGTATATCGATACCGTTTGTCCAATAGCACATACGGCTTTTGAGAGTGTGGGATACCCGGTAGACATTATCTCTAAAAGCGAAATGTCGTGGAATATGCCTGGCTATAACAGAAATGCTGTGACGGGCAAGCCAATTGCCAGTTGGAATGATGCATGGTTTTTAATCGCCAACGAAGGGGGTGACCCTATCATTGTCAAGCTGGATGAGCATAGCGACTCTTCCACTGTGTACAGTGCAATGCAAGGGGCTGGGCCATGGGAGTTCTGCCCGATAGCAGACTCTATTGGTCAGTTTTTGCTGTGTGCTGCTGCAGTAGAGCACGCATTAAACTTTCCGGGTATTGATGAACCGTTGGATGAGGACTTTAATCTTGCGCCGCAGGCTGCTCAGTGGTTGTTTCCCTTTATCAAGAAGCATGCTGAAGCCTATTACGATGAATGGCTGTCGGTATTCGAAAACTACCTGGATGTTGTTTAG
- a CDS encoding mechanosensitive ion channel family protein, translating to MMEQKIQELWSVIEAQVALYGGRVVLALVALIVGWWLVNKISSLVDRSLHANMPDETLVKFLSSAFEISIKVLLVISVASIVGIETTSFIAVIGAAGLAVGLALQGSLSNFAGGVMVLIFRPIQVGEYIEAAGYEGIVQDIGIFVTTLLTFDERTIIIPNGPLANGSIVNYSRHETRAVEVSIGISYSDDIKAAKQAMEQVLENDARILKDKNNVVAVTDLGESSVDFLVRAFVKNEDYWSFFFDARALLKEAVESAGATIPFPQRDVHMFTHEKEVNA from the coding sequence ATGATGGAACAAAAAATACAAGAATTATGGAGTGTTATCGAAGCGCAGGTCGCGCTCTATGGCGGGCGAGTCGTTTTGGCATTGGTTGCGCTCATTGTCGGGTGGTGGCTTGTTAATAAAATAAGCTCGCTTGTGGATCGCTCTCTCCACGCCAATATGCCCGATGAAACACTGGTAAAGTTCCTATCAAGTGCTTTTGAAATATCAATTAAAGTGCTGTTGGTGATCAGTGTTGCGTCTATAGTTGGCATTGAAACAACGTCCTTTATCGCGGTTATTGGTGCTGCCGGGCTGGCTGTTGGCTTAGCCCTTCAAGGAAGTTTGTCGAATTTTGCAGGCGGTGTGATGGTGCTGATATTCCGCCCCATTCAAGTGGGTGAATATATTGAAGCCGCAGGTTATGAGGGCATCGTTCAGGATATTGGCATATTCGTCACAACGTTATTAACCTTTGATGAGCGGACAATTATTATACCCAACGGCCCGTTGGCGAACGGAAGCATTGTTAACTACTCTCGTCATGAAACCCGTGCAGTTGAGGTGTCTATTGGCATTTCGTACTCGGATGACATTAAAGCGGCGAAACAGGCAATGGAGCAGGTGCTAGAAAATGACGCACGTATTTTAAAAGATAAAAACAACGTTGTTGCTGTGACTGATTTAGGTGAAAGCTCAGTCGATTTTCTAGTGCGAGCATTTGTTAAAAATGAAGATTACTGGAGTTTCTTCTTCGATGCGCGAGCACTACTGAAAGAGGCTGTAGAGTCAGCCGGTGCGACGATACCATTCCCACAACGGGATGTGCACATGTTTACTCACGAGAAAGAGGTGAACGCTTAA
- the hrpB gene encoding ATP-dependent helicase HrpB, with product MLPITDILPRVSRCLSTSNNLVLQAEPGAGKSTALPLSLIDAEWLGDKKIVMLEPRRVAAKSIAYYLAKQLAEKVGERVGYQVKNDRKVSKNTRLEIVTEGVLTKRLQNDPELSDVGLVIFDEVHERSLHTDLALMLSLEVQQTLRDDLKLLVMSATIDTDAISAYLGGAEVIKCPGRAYPVSVEYIERGNRDLCVEVVNALNSVLASGNKGDTLVFLAGQADIKRCMGEAEKAFQSQSNLVFLPLYGGLSIEQQERALLPDPNGKRRVIFTTNIAETSLTIEGVTSVIDSGLEKISVYDPISCMTRLDTTYISKASADQRKGRAGRLQAGHCIRLWRQSKHHSLREYQGEEILSADLTGLVLELHVWGQHDYQSINWLTPPPLPHFESAKQLLISLGLIGESGRATSTGVKASQLGVSPRLAAMLLLAEKPIDASIACELSALLSESDIFYGRQGVDIVERLVALQDYKADKKSAMESWPLKRAVIEQVLATSKSIKGHLGLPTKTASYSLAELQGRAGRLLLTAYPDRLAKRRTINSGRYQLSNGRGVLLFEDDSLFNADWLVVCDCNAHKKEGHIFSASPVSLRDIDETVGHRAVEEDVYRLDDKKQGIVGRRISRYQALTLRSQALSEVPSDAFQKCIKSLFDSEGLSILNWTEKCQAWLARVAWLGDAIDGFPVLSERMLVQSVDQWLLPYIPYVKSLAQLKNVDVYELVTGTLSWEEQQLLEREAPAVYITPSGKKINIVYDRNSGPTVSVRLQEMFGELESPRVGGDSVPIRFELLSPAQRPIQTTSDLANFWNTSYFDVAKEMRGKYPRHRWPEKPLIEKPGHSIKRR from the coding sequence TTGTTACCTATAACCGATATCTTACCCCGCGTTTCGCGTTGTTTATCTACTTCTAACAACCTTGTGCTCCAAGCAGAACCCGGTGCGGGAAAGTCAACCGCTTTGCCTTTAAGCCTTATCGATGCGGAGTGGTTAGGCGATAAAAAAATTGTGATGCTAGAGCCCCGCCGAGTAGCAGCAAAATCAATTGCATATTATTTGGCAAAGCAGCTAGCTGAAAAGGTCGGTGAGCGAGTTGGTTATCAAGTAAAAAATGATAGAAAAGTATCTAAAAACACTCGGCTGGAAATTGTCACCGAGGGTGTATTAACCAAACGGCTACAGAATGACCCCGAACTCTCTGATGTCGGCTTGGTCATTTTTGATGAAGTCCATGAGCGTTCCCTTCATACCGACTTGGCCTTGATGCTATCGCTGGAGGTTCAGCAAACGCTTCGTGACGATCTGAAGCTGTTAGTTATGTCCGCTACAATCGATACGGATGCAATATCAGCCTACTTGGGCGGGGCAGAGGTTATTAAGTGCCCCGGTCGAGCTTACCCGGTTAGCGTAGAATACATTGAACGTGGTAACCGAGACTTATGCGTCGAGGTGGTTAATGCTCTGAACTCGGTATTAGCCTCCGGTAACAAGGGAGATACGCTTGTTTTTCTAGCAGGGCAGGCAGATATAAAGCGGTGTATGGGGGAGGCCGAGAAAGCATTTCAAAGCCAGAGCAATCTGGTTTTTTTGCCGCTGTATGGAGGTCTTTCCATTGAGCAGCAGGAGAGGGCGTTATTGCCAGATCCAAATGGTAAGCGGCGTGTGATCTTTACCACCAATATCGCAGAGACAAGTTTAACCATTGAGGGTGTCACCAGCGTTATTGATAGCGGGCTAGAGAAAATTTCAGTTTATGACCCTATTAGTTGTATGACCCGGCTCGATACAACGTATATCTCAAAAGCGTCTGCGGATCAGAGAAAGGGGCGAGCTGGCCGATTGCAAGCAGGCCATTGCATCAGGTTATGGCGTCAGTCTAAACACCACTCACTCAGAGAGTATCAAGGCGAGGAGATACTCTCTGCCGACTTAACAGGGTTAGTGCTGGAGCTTCACGTATGGGGGCAGCACGACTATCAGTCAATAAACTGGTTGACACCGCCGCCTCTGCCACACTTTGAGTCGGCTAAACAGCTCTTGATCTCTTTAGGGCTAATTGGTGAATCAGGACGCGCCACATCTACCGGAGTTAAGGCGTCACAGCTTGGTGTAAGCCCAAGGCTGGCTGCCATGTTATTGCTGGCGGAGAAACCAATCGATGCATCTATTGCTTGCGAACTCTCGGCACTGCTGTCTGAAAGTGACATTTTTTATGGTCGACAGGGTGTTGATATTGTTGAGCGTTTAGTTGCGCTTCAGGACTATAAGGCAGACAAAAAATCAGCCATGGAGTCTTGGCCGCTGAAAAGGGCTGTGATTGAGCAGGTGTTGGCGACGTCGAAATCGATAAAAGGCCACCTGGGGTTGCCAACTAAAACAGCGAGCTACTCATTGGCTGAGTTGCAGGGTAGAGCAGGAAGACTGCTGCTAACCGCTTACCCGGATCGTCTGGCTAAGCGGCGCACCATTAACTCTGGCCGATATCAGCTTTCGAATGGGAGGGGGGTATTGTTATTTGAGGATGATTCCCTTTTTAATGCCGACTGGTTAGTTGTTTGTGACTGCAATGCGCATAAAAAAGAAGGGCATATCTTCAGTGCATCGCCCGTCAGTTTGCGGGATATTGATGAAACGGTAGGACACAGGGCTGTCGAAGAGGATGTTTATCGGTTAGATGACAAAAAACAGGGTATCGTCGGGAGAAGAATTTCTCGATATCAAGCGCTTACCCTACGCTCTCAAGCCCTATCGGAAGTACCTTCTGATGCCTTTCAAAAATGCATTAAGAGCCTGTTTGACTCAGAGGGGCTCAGCATTCTTAACTGGACTGAAAAATGTCAGGCCTGGTTGGCACGGGTCGCTTGGTTAGGTGATGCCATCGATGGGTTTCCAGTATTATCCGAACGCATGTTGGTTCAGTCTGTTGATCAGTGGCTGTTGCCGTATATTCCTTATGTAAAGAGTTTGGCACAACTGAAAAATGTAGATGTTTATGAGTTAGTGACAGGAACACTCTCCTGGGAAGAACAACAGCTGTTAGAGCGAGAAGCCCCTGCGGTTTATATTACCCCCAGCGGTAAAAAGATAAATATCGTCTATGATCGAAATAGTGGCCCAACGGTTTCAGTGCGGTTACAGGAAATGTTTGGAGAGCTAGAGTCGCCAAGAGTGGGTGGCGACTCAGTTCCGATCAGGTTTGAACTACTTTCCCCGGCACAGCGTCCAATTCAGACCACAAGTGACCTGGCAAATTTCTGGAATACGTCTTACTTTGATGTAGCCAAAGAGATGCGAGGTAAATACCCTAGACACCGATGGCCAGAAAAGCCCCTTATAGAAAAACCAGGGCACTCGATAAAGCGTAGATAG
- a CDS encoding DUF3108 domain-containing protein, giving the protein MRRITHPCSKKLISILLLLVSTALYPVELKPNVAQYSASYKNGVPISGTATHTLIQLSQDIWRYRFNVDSFFADINESVYFQWDGKTVTPISYHYKRSGWAVSNRRATLEFNWKENKVLNDVQGVPWSMGIPDRALDKLGYQLQIKLDLMAGKQDLTYHVADGGRLKTFQFEILGEETLDTELGEVTATVVKKVRSESSKRDSTLWFAKEWDYLLVKLIQVEADGERYEINIESARSISR; this is encoded by the coding sequence ATGAGACGAATAACACACCCCTGCTCTAAAAAGCTGATATCGATACTGCTGTTGCTTGTCTCAACTGCACTATACCCAGTTGAACTCAAACCAAACGTAGCCCAATACAGCGCATCATATAAAAATGGTGTACCTATCAGCGGAACGGCAACCCACACACTGATTCAATTATCACAAGATATTTGGCGTTATCGGTTCAACGTCGACTCTTTTTTTGCAGACATCAACGAGTCGGTCTACTTTCAATGGGACGGAAAAACAGTCACACCTATCTCATACCACTACAAGCGTAGCGGATGGGCCGTCAGCAACCGCCGAGCGACCTTAGAGTTCAATTGGAAAGAGAATAAAGTATTAAATGATGTTCAAGGTGTGCCCTGGTCTATGGGTATCCCTGACCGTGCACTTGATAAATTGGGCTATCAGCTCCAGATCAAACTAGACCTCATGGCAGGCAAGCAGGACTTGACCTACCACGTCGCAGATGGAGGGCGCCTAAAGACATTTCAATTTGAAATATTGGGCGAAGAGACCCTTGATACAGAGTTGGGAGAAGTAACAGCAACAGTCGTCAAAAAGGTGCGTTCGGAGTCAAGCAAACGGGATAGTACATTATGGTTTGCCAAAGAGTGGGACTACCTTCTGGTCAAGCTGATCCAGGTAGAGGCTGACGGTGAAAGGTATGAAATTAACATAGAAAGCGCGCGTTCCATTTCTCGATAG
- the purN gene encoding phosphoribosylglycinamide formyltransferase, producing MSQPEISLVVLISGSGSNLQAIIDATQNGTLPARIKAVICNKEDAFGLTRAADAGLVTEVVSHKGFDSREAFDQALQKTIDQYAPDLVVLAGFMRILTPEFVRHYSGRMLNIHPSLLPKYRGLHTHQRAIEAGDAEHGVTVHFVTEELDGGPNVLQARVSISDDETPESLAKKVLIQEHQIYPRAIKWFAQGRLKMTDNQAFLDHNVLSESGQQHQSGDTD from the coding sequence ATGAGTCAACCGGAAATCTCACTGGTCGTTCTTATTTCCGGCAGCGGGTCAAACCTGCAAGCCATTATAGATGCCACTCAAAACGGTACCTTACCGGCACGCATTAAAGCGGTTATCTGTAACAAAGAAGATGCTTTCGGGCTGACAAGGGCCGCTGATGCGGGCCTTGTTACCGAGGTGGTTTCTCACAAGGGCTTTGATAGTAGAGAAGCCTTCGATCAAGCACTTCAAAAAACGATTGACCAATACGCCCCAGACCTCGTGGTATTAGCAGGGTTCATGAGAATCCTTACGCCAGAGTTCGTCAGGCATTACAGCGGGCGTATGCTAAACATACACCCGTCATTGCTGCCTAAGTATCGGGGCCTTCATACTCACCAGCGAGCGATTGAGGCTGGAGACGCCGAGCATGGAGTGACTGTTCATTTTGTTACAGAGGAACTTGATGGAGGGCCTAACGTACTCCAGGCCAGAGTTTCAATCAGTGATGACGAAACCCCGGAGTCACTGGCCAAAAAAGTACTCATTCAAGAGCATCAAATCTACCCACGCGCCATTAAGTGGTTTGCCCAGGGCCGGTTAAAGATGACAGATAACCAGGCCTTTCTTGATCACAACGTACTTTCTGAATCTGGCCAGCAACACCAAAGTGGTGATACTGACTAA
- the purM gene encoding phosphoribosylformylglycinamidine cyclo-ligase, which yields MTDKPETQSLSYKDAGVDIDAGNALVERIKGVAKKTRRPEVMAGLGGFGALFELPTGYKQPVLISGTDGVGTKLRLAMDLKQHDTIGIDLVAMCVNDLIVAGAEPLFFLDYYATGKLDVDVAAQVVEGIGAGCELAGASLVGGETAEMPGMYDGGDYDLAGFCVGIAEKDELIDGSNVAAGDTLIGLPSSGPHSNGYSLIRKIIEVSNADLNEEVGGKPLANALMEPTRIYVKPLLKLIKDSQVNALSHITGGGLLENIPRVLPEGTKAVIDTASWEMPAVFKWLQEKGNVETREMYRTLNCGVGMVLVVPSESAETAISILKAENESPWIIGTIATAQAGEEQVELKGLNA from the coding sequence ATGACAGACAAGCCAGAAACACAGTCCTTAAGCTACAAAGATGCCGGTGTTGATATAGATGCCGGAAATGCACTGGTTGAACGCATTAAAGGTGTTGCCAAGAAAACACGTCGCCCTGAAGTCATGGCTGGACTCGGCGGGTTTGGTGCGCTGTTTGAATTACCCACCGGTTATAAGCAGCCCGTGCTCATTTCAGGCACTGACGGGGTCGGGACGAAGCTTCGTCTGGCGATGGATTTAAAACAACACGATACCATTGGTATTGACCTTGTTGCCATGTGCGTCAATGATTTAATCGTCGCGGGTGCTGAGCCTCTGTTCTTTCTCGATTACTATGCAACCGGCAAGCTTGATGTAGACGTTGCCGCACAGGTTGTTGAAGGTATTGGAGCAGGTTGTGAGCTGGCAGGCGCGTCACTGGTGGGTGGCGAAACAGCCGAAATGCCAGGGATGTATGACGGTGGAGATTACGACCTGGCTGGCTTCTGTGTCGGTATTGCAGAAAAAGACGAACTGATTGACGGCAGTAATGTTGCCGCAGGCGATACCTTGATCGGCCTGCCATCATCAGGCCCGCATTCAAACGGCTACTCGTTAATCAGAAAGATCATCGAAGTATCAAATGCAGACTTAAACGAAGAAGTGGGTGGCAAGCCTCTAGCCAATGCGTTGATGGAGCCAACGCGCATTTACGTTAAACCACTACTCAAACTGATAAAAGACAGCCAGGTTAACGCCCTTTCACACATTACCGGCGGCGGGTTGTTAGAAAATATCCCTCGCGTTCTTCCAGAAGGTACTAAGGCGGTCATCGATACCGCCAGCTGGGAAATGCCTGCCGTATTCAAGTGGTTGCAAGAAAAAGGCAATGTTGAAACTCGTGAGATGTACCGCACACTCAACTGTGGTGTAGGCATGGTACTTGTGGTTCCTTCTGAAAGTGCAGAAACAGCGATATCAATACTCAAAGCCGAAAATGAATCACCTTGGATTATCGGCACCATCGCCACTGCACAAGCAGGTGAAGAGCAAGTCGAACTGAAAGGATTGAACGCTTAA
- a CDS encoding DUF2066 domain-containing protein, which yields MDVDLKIVINEYLIKTLGKLVFIASLLSFSGFLSAAQVSGLYQADVLVSSQSEKERQEAFNLALQEVLVRVSGKVSVLDNSQLMDLAKKPDPFVQKFSYEKAGDSLSPVDLSTDAAKRQLAQSGSRGTYAISIMFSRLAVSQALKQYGEPVWGGNRPSVLVWLASDGQGKRSILSVKDQSSLSSAIKKAAQIRGVPLFLPSMDDQDKAAVNSSDIWGLFLDSLKEPSARYSADSILVTRLTRADGGGWSGQWVFELKGFVYNGEVKGQTLDESALTLMGYIAEILAERYAILGGDSSLNSEVELEISAIKTMEDYVGATRYINALPPVSSAQLSWVKGDKIRFSITLNGYLEQLLQHIELDTLLSEEISQSFNVEDSTKLYYRWTKQSAL from the coding sequence ATGGATGTTGATTTGAAAATTGTTATTAACGAATATCTAATAAAAACATTGGGTAAGCTGGTATTTATCGCGTCACTTCTATCTTTTTCCGGTTTTCTGTCTGCGGCCCAGGTTAGTGGCCTGTACCAGGCTGATGTTTTGGTGAGCTCTCAAAGTGAAAAAGAGCGCCAAGAGGCATTTAATTTGGCGCTGCAAGAAGTCTTGGTCAGGGTTTCAGGCAAAGTATCTGTACTTGATAACAGCCAATTAATGGACCTCGCCAAAAAGCCAGACCCGTTTGTTCAGAAGTTCAGTTATGAGAAAGCAGGCGATAGTTTAAGCCCGGTAGATCTGTCTACCGATGCGGCGAAGCGCCAGCTCGCTCAATCGGGCTCGCGAGGCACTTATGCAATAAGTATTATGTTTTCCCGGCTAGCAGTGAGTCAGGCGCTCAAGCAATATGGTGAACCGGTGTGGGGCGGTAATCGTCCTTCCGTGCTCGTTTGGCTGGCGTCAGATGGCCAGGGTAAGCGATCTATTCTAAGTGTCAAAGATCAGTCTTCATTGTCTTCTGCAATCAAGAAGGCGGCTCAAATAAGAGGCGTGCCTCTTTTTCTGCCGTCCATGGATGACCAGGACAAGGCTGCTGTTAATTCTTCGGATATTTGGGGGCTATTTCTTGATTCGTTGAAAGAACCCTCAGCACGCTATAGCGCTGACTCGATCCTGGTGACTCGGTTAACTCGAGCAGATGGGGGTGGATGGTCAGGGCAGTGGGTCTTCGAGCTAAAAGGGTTTGTCTATAATGGTGAAGTTAAGGGGCAGACATTAGACGAAAGTGCCCTGACGTTGATGGGGTATATTGCTGAAATTCTGGCAGAACGCTATGCGATACTAGGGGGCGACAGCTCTCTGAATAGTGAAGTAGAGCTGGAGATAAGTGCGATTAAAACCATGGAAGACTATGTGGGCGCTACACGTTATATCAATGCGTTACCACCGGTGAGTAGCGCGCAATTGAGTTGGGTTAAAGGCGACAAAATACGCTTTAGTATCACGCTTAATGGTTATCTAGAGCAACTATTGCAGCATATTGAGCTGGACACACTACTCTCGGAAGAGATATCGCAGTCCTTTAACGTGGAAGATAGCACCAAGCTTTACTATCGTTGGACAAAACAGAGTGCTTTGTAA
- a CDS encoding CDP-alcohol phosphatidyltransferase family protein, whose amino-acid sequence MLLEWRHIPNLLTFLRIILVIPFAACLYFEYFKQALILFFIAGLSDGVDGFLARTFHWKSRFGAIADPLADKLLLVTAYVMLTITGHLPLWLTALVFGRDIIIVSSALIYHYWIGAYEMKPSVLGKMNTFVQIVYVLVVVVSLSGIEMPDAVLHYGVWGVAVLAVLSCAQYAYVWGRKAYIHRKSIKA is encoded by the coding sequence ATGCTTTTAGAGTGGCGTCATATTCCTAACTTGTTGACATTCCTGCGGATCATTTTAGTGATTCCATTTGCCGCATGTCTGTACTTTGAATACTTTAAACAGGCATTAATTTTATTCTTTATTGCAGGGCTGTCAGACGGCGTAGACGGCTTTCTGGCGAGAACCTTTCACTGGAAGTCACGCTTCGGCGCAATAGCAGACCCCTTGGCCGACAAACTCTTGCTGGTGACCGCTTATGTGATGTTAACCATTACAGGGCACCTTCCTCTTTGGCTTACCGCATTGGTATTTGGTAGAGATATTATTATTGTGAGCAGCGCGCTTATCTATCACTACTGGATTGGGGCCTATGAGATGAAGCCTTCTGTGCTGGGAAAAATGAATACGTTTGTTCAAATCGTGTACGTGCTGGTTGTCGTGGTCTCATTGTCGGGTATTGAAATGCCTGACGCTGTACTTCACTATGGCGTTTGGGGTGTCGCTGTACTTGCAGTGCTGAGCTGTGCTCAGTATGCCTACGTTTGGGGCCGTAAAGCTTATATTCACCGGAAATCTATTAAGGCTTGA
- the hda gene encoding DnaA regulatory inactivator Hda, which yields MKRTVQADNPQQLTLSVKLRQDASFDNYFGAANTKNSNILLHALSSDELFVYLCGDQGSGKTHLLNACCNTLEGQNKRVMFLSLKDVGAFNRQLFDGLESFDAVMLDDIDLLFENSDSEEALFDLYNRLRLNGKMLVVTATEPVSQQTFALADLKSRLGAGLLLQLFRLTDEEKQQALKSKAKDKGLLLGDEVAAFIMRRSDRSLDELFGVLDKLDDASLSAQRRLTVPFVKSVLGW from the coding sequence ATGAAAAGAACTGTTCAGGCTGATAACCCTCAGCAACTGACTTTGTCCGTCAAGCTTCGTCAAGACGCCTCGTTTGATAACTATTTTGGGGCTGCTAATACAAAAAACAGTAATATTTTGCTGCATGCGCTTAGTTCAGACGAGCTTTTTGTCTATCTTTGCGGGGATCAGGGAAGTGGTAAGACGCACCTCCTCAACGCCTGCTGTAACACGCTTGAAGGGCAAAATAAGCGGGTTATGTTTCTATCACTGAAAGATGTGGGAGCGTTCAATCGCCAGCTTTTTGATGGTCTAGAATCATTTGACGCAGTGATGCTCGACGATATTGATCTGTTGTTTGAAAATTCAGACAGCGAAGAGGCTCTGTTTGACCTGTATAACCGACTGCGTTTAAACGGGAAGATGCTGGTGGTGACAGCAACAGAACCGGTCAGTCAGCAAACCTTTGCGTTAGCTGACCTTAAGTCAAGATTGGGAGCAGGGTTACTGCTGCAACTGTTCAGGCTAACTGACGAAGAGAAACAACAGGCGCTCAAGTCAAAAGCCAAAGACAAAGGTTTGCTGTTGGGCGATGAAGTGGCCGCGTTTATTATGCGGCGTAGTGACCGTAGTCTGGATGAGTTGTTTGGCGTGTTAGATAAACTTGATGACGCATCGTTAAGTGCCCAGCGTCGATTAACCGTGCCTTTTGTGAAGTCGGTATTGGGCTGGTGA